Proteins encoded by one window of Pseudomonas sp. LS44:
- a CDS encoding LysR family transcriptional regulator yields MSTHRQDPLAQVSDFDIRLLRLFRSVVECGGFSAAESALGIGRSAISQQMSDLEQRLGLRLCQRGRAGFALTEEGREVYHSSLQLLGALESFRTEVNGLHRHLRGELNIGLTDNLVTIAHMRITNALSRLKERGPDVRINIRMTPPSEVEQGVLDGRIHVGVVPQAGALSGLEYQPLYDERSLLYCAVGHPLFYADDAQLDDERLNSQDAIAPTFRLPGEIQAHYQALNCTASASDREGMAFLILTGRFIGYLPDHYAAFWVQQGRLRALKPAHRFYDLSLASVTRKGRRPHLVLESFLEALAATA; encoded by the coding sequence ATGAGCACCCATCGGCAAGACCCATTGGCGCAGGTCAGCGACTTCGATATCCGCCTGCTGCGGCTGTTCCGCAGCGTGGTCGAGTGCGGCGGTTTCTCCGCGGCGGAAAGCGCGCTGGGCATCGGCCGCTCGGCGATCAGCCAGCAGATGAGCGACCTCGAACAGCGCCTCGGCTTGCGCTTGTGCCAGCGCGGTCGTGCCGGCTTCGCCCTGACCGAGGAAGGCCGCGAGGTCTATCACTCGTCATTGCAGCTGCTCGGCGCGCTGGAAAGCTTTCGCACCGAGGTCAACGGCCTGCACCGCCATCTGCGCGGCGAGCTGAACATCGGCCTCACCGATAACCTGGTGACCATCGCCCACATGCGCATCACTAACGCCCTGTCGCGCCTCAAGGAGCGCGGCCCGGACGTGCGCATCAACATCCGCATGACGCCGCCCAGCGAAGTGGAACAGGGCGTGCTCGACGGGCGCATCCACGTCGGTGTGGTGCCGCAGGCCGGCGCGCTGTCCGGTCTGGAATACCAGCCGCTGTATGACGAGCGCTCGCTGCTGTACTGCGCGGTCGGCCATCCGCTGTTCTACGCCGACGACGCGCAGCTCGACGATGAACGGCTGAACAGCCAGGACGCCATCGCGCCGACGTTTCGCCTACCCGGCGAGATCCAGGCGCATTACCAGGCGCTCAACTGCACGGCCAGTGCCTCGGACCGCGAAGGTATGGCCTTTTTGATCCTCACCGGGCGCTTTATCGGTTACCTGCCCGATCACTACGCGGCGTTCTGGGTGCAGCAGGGGCGATTGCGTGCGCTGAAGCCGGCCCACCGCTTCTACGACCTGAGCCTGGCTTCGGTGACGCGCAAGGGACGACGCCCGCATCTGGTTTTGGAGAGTTTTCTCGAAGCCTTGGCGGCGACGGCGTGA
- the amn gene encoding AMP nucleosidase, with protein MTAIAPHDFIVATTPEEAVERLAVLHRQAASGLSQALRRYIKERVGPDEASRGQFRYPELRLTYHCQGEVPSTTRAFAKVQVPGVYSVTVTHPDAFRGYLLDQLRPLMEDFTVTVEVGTSQQNIPYPYVVDQGDELAGSGVTAAELARVFPSTDLSAATDGVADGLYDWEHADPMPLALFDAARVDFSLKRLQHYTGSDWRHVQPWILLTNYHRYVDQFIRHGLAQLRDNPRYMRMVLPGNVVIERGTSEDDAQAVADAVVWHRYQMPAYHLIAADGHGVTLVNIGVGPSNAKNITDHLAVLRPHCWLMIGHCGGLRQSQTIGDYVLAHAYMRRDGILDRVLPPHIPLPALAEVQQALQEAAATVTGEHGEALKRRLRTGTVLTYDDRNWELRWAQERPLINLSRAVAVDMESGTIAAQGYRLRVPYGTLLCVSDKPLHSEIKLPGAAGAFYERAVTQHLHIGIAALELLRSQLNSLHSRKLRSFDEPPFR; from the coding sequence GTGACTGCTATTGCCCCCCACGATTTCATCGTTGCCACCACCCCCGAAGAGGCCGTCGAGCGCCTTGCCGTCCTGCACCGTCAGGCCGCCAGCGGGCTCAGCCAGGCGCTGAGGCGGTATATCAAGGAACGCGTGGGGCCCGATGAGGCGTCTCGTGGTCAGTTCCGCTACCCCGAGCTGCGCCTGACCTATCACTGCCAGGGCGAAGTGCCGAGCACCACGCGGGCCTTTGCCAAGGTTCAGGTACCGGGTGTTTACAGCGTCACCGTGACTCATCCGGACGCCTTCCGCGGTTATCTGCTCGATCAGCTGCGGCCGCTGATGGAGGATTTCACCGTCACCGTGGAAGTCGGCACCAGCCAGCAGAACATTCCGTATCCCTACGTAGTCGACCAGGGCGACGAACTCGCCGGCTCCGGGGTGACCGCCGCCGAATTGGCTCGGGTGTTCCCCAGCACCGACCTGTCGGCCGCCACCGATGGCGTGGCCGACGGCCTGTACGACTGGGAGCATGCCGACCCGATGCCACTCGCACTGTTCGATGCGGCGCGGGTGGATTTCTCCCTCAAGCGCCTGCAGCACTACACCGGCAGCGACTGGCGGCACGTGCAGCCGTGGATTCTGCTGACCAACTATCACCGCTACGTCGACCAGTTCATCCGCCACGGCCTGGCGCAACTGCGCGACAACCCGCGCTACATGCGCATGGTGCTGCCGGGCAACGTCGTCATCGAGCGCGGCACGTCCGAGGACGATGCCCAGGCGGTGGCTGACGCGGTGGTCTGGCACCGCTACCAGATGCCGGCTTACCACCTGATCGCCGCCGACGGCCACGGCGTGACCCTGGTGAATATCGGCGTCGGTCCGTCCAACGCGAAGAACATCACCGATCACCTGGCCGTACTGCGCCCGCATTGCTGGCTGATGATTGGCCACTGCGGCGGCCTGCGTCAGTCGCAGACCATCGGCGACTACGTGCTGGCCCACGCCTATATGCGCCGCGACGGCATCCTCGACCGCGTGCTGCCGCCGCACATCCCGCTACCGGCCCTGGCCGAGGTTCAACAGGCGTTGCAGGAAGCCGCGGCGACGGTCACTGGCGAGCATGGCGAAGCCCTCAAGCGGCGCCTGCGCACCGGCACCGTGCTGACCTACGACGACCGCAACTGGGAGTTGCGCTGGGCCCAGGAGCGCCCGTTGATCAACCTGTCGCGGGCCGTGGCGGTGGACATGGAAAGCGGCACCATCGCCGCCCAGGGCTATCGTTTGCGCGTGCCGTACGGCACCTTGCTGTGCGTCTCGGACAAACCACTGCATAGTGAAATCAAGCTGCCCGGTGCCGCTGGCGCCTTCTATGAGCGGGCGGTAACCCAGCACCTGCACATCGGCATCGCCGCGTTGGAGCTGCTGCGCAGCCAACTCAACTCGCTGCACTCACGCAAACTGCGCAGCTTCGACGAGCCACCGTTCCGCTAA
- a CDS encoding acyl-CoA dehydrogenase family protein — MNLHQFAETHEVLNQVPPLDGANLYRVDLPLQEWTRRFGGGWAESRIDAYGALAGGPLMAAGFLANENKPVFKSHDRYGHRIDLVEFHPAYHELMRTAIEHGLPSMPWTDPRAGAQVARAAMSYLHSQAEAGSGCPLTMTYASVPALKLQPNIAEAWLPKILSTQYDPRNLPIGQKSGATIGMAMTEKQGGTDVRANTTKAYPVGIPGPGQAYELVGHKWFCSAPMCDAFLTLAYTDKGLTCFLLPRHRPDGSRNEFYIQRLKNKLGNWSNASSEVEFRGALAWMVGEEGRGVPTIIEMVALTRFDCMVGSSALMRQALSQAAHHCAYRQVGGRVLAEQPLMQNVLADLALESEAALALTMRMGKALDNPHDAQEEKFARLVTAVGKYWICKRAPAMVNEAAECMGGAGYVEETILPRLYREAPVNSTWEGSGNVQCLDVLRALSKEPGVLDALFAELGDGHGDKRLAGFIGKLKAGFADTVDIQYRARQLTEEVAVALQAKLLLEAGNSTVSDAFIASRLGEGGRVYGTLPRGIDVEALVARATPHLI, encoded by the coding sequence ATGAACCTGCATCAGTTCGCCGAAACCCACGAAGTGCTCAATCAGGTGCCGCCACTGGATGGCGCCAATCTGTATCGCGTTGATCTGCCGTTGCAGGAGTGGACGCGCCGCTTCGGCGGTGGTTGGGCCGAATCGCGCATCGACGCCTATGGCGCGCTGGCCGGTGGGCCGCTGATGGCCGCCGGCTTCCTCGCCAACGAGAACAAGCCGGTGTTCAAGAGTCATGACCGCTACGGCCATCGCATCGATCTGGTCGAGTTCCACCCGGCCTACCACGAACTGATGCGCACGGCCATCGAGCACGGCCTGCCGTCCATGCCCTGGACCGATCCGCGCGCCGGGGCCCAGGTCGCCCGTGCCGCGATGAGTTATCTGCACAGTCAGGCCGAGGCCGGCAGCGGCTGTCCGCTGACCATGACCTACGCCAGCGTGCCGGCCCTCAAGTTGCAGCCAAACATCGCCGAAGCCTGGCTGCCGAAGATCCTTTCCACCCAATACGACCCGCGCAACCTGCCGATCGGGCAGAAGAGCGGTGCCACCATCGGCATGGCGATGACAGAGAAGCAGGGCGGCACCGATGTGCGCGCCAACACCACCAAGGCCTATCCGGTGGGCATTCCCGGCCCGGGCCAGGCCTACGAGCTAGTCGGCCACAAGTGGTTCTGCTCGGCGCCGATGTGCGACGCGTTCCTCACCCTGGCCTACACCGACAAGGGCCTGACCTGCTTCCTGCTGCCGCGCCACCGTCCGGACGGCAGCCGTAACGAGTTCTACATCCAGCGCCTGAAGAACAAGCTGGGCAACTGGTCGAATGCCTCCAGCGAGGTGGAGTTCCGCGGTGCGCTGGCCTGGATGGTCGGCGAGGAAGGCCGTGGCGTGCCGACCATCATCGAGATGGTCGCGCTGACCCGCTTCGACTGCATGGTCGGCTCCAGCGCCTTGATGCGCCAGGCGCTGAGCCAGGCCGCGCACCACTGCGCGTACCGTCAGGTCGGTGGCCGGGTGCTCGCCGAGCAGCCGCTGATGCAGAACGTGCTGGCCGATCTGGCCCTGGAAAGCGAGGCAGCGTTGGCGCTGACCATGCGCATGGGCAAGGCGCTGGACAACCCGCACGACGCCCAGGAAGAGAAGTTTGCCCGCCTGGTCACCGCGGTTGGCAAGTATTGGATCTGCAAGCGCGCGCCGGCGATGGTCAACGAGGCTGCCGAATGCATGGGCGGCGCCGGCTATGTCGAGGAGACCATCCTGCCGCGGCTGTACCGTGAAGCGCCGGTCAACTCGACCTGGGAGGGTTCGGGCAACGTACAGTGCCTGGACGTGCTGCGCGCGCTGTCCAAGGAACCGGGCGTGCTCGACGCGCTGTTCGCCGAACTGGGCGACGGCCATGGTGACAAGCGCCTGGCTGGTTTTATCGGCAAACTCAAGGCCGGCTTTGCCGACACCGTCGACATCCAGTACCGCGCCCGCCAACTGACTGAAGAAGTCGCCGTGGCGCTGCAGGCCAAGTTGTTGCTCGAAGCGGGCAACAGCACGGTCAGCGATGCCTTTATCGCCAGCCGCCTGGGTGAGGGCGGGCGCGTGTATGGCACCTTGCCGCGCGGGATCGATGTCGAGGCGCTGGTGGCGCGTGCCACGCCGCATCTGATCTGA
- a CDS encoding TetR/AcrR family transcriptional regulator, which produces MAYRTSEARQDRDLELRERILHCALQRVVVGGFAALTMQALAEDVGIATGSLYRHFRGKGELAAEVFARASQREVEALAAALRGPGSVIERLAAGVEQFAARAWHSRRLAFALIAEPVDPEVDEQRLLYREAYAGLFIELLDEGVRSGALRVSQISLSAACLVGAIAEALVGPLSPPARAARESGRPSLELADVSQALVTFCLRAVGGQLPTEEK; this is translated from the coding sequence ATGGCCTATCGCACCTCCGAAGCCCGTCAGGATCGCGACCTCGAACTGCGCGAGCGGATTCTCCATTGTGCGCTGCAGCGCGTGGTGGTCGGCGGGTTCGCCGCGCTGACCATGCAGGCGTTGGCCGAAGATGTCGGTATCGCCACCGGCAGCCTGTATCGGCACTTTCGCGGCAAGGGCGAGTTAGCTGCCGAGGTCTTCGCCCGCGCCAGTCAGCGCGAAGTGGAGGCGCTGGCCGCCGCCTTGCGCGGCCCCGGTTCGGTCATCGAGCGTCTGGCCGCCGGGGTCGAGCAGTTCGCCGCGCGAGCCTGGCATAGCCGGCGCCTGGCCTTTGCGCTGATCGCCGAACCGGTCGATCCGGAAGTCGACGAGCAGCGTCTGCTGTATCGCGAAGCCTATGCCGGACTGTTTATCGAGCTGCTTGACGAGGGCGTGCGCAGTGGCGCGCTGCGGGTCAGTCAGATCTCCTTGAGCGCCGCCTGCCTGGTCGGTGCCATCGCCGAAGCGCTGGTCGGGCCGCTGTCGCCGCCGGCCCGGGCGGCGCGCGAATCGGGACGGCCGAGCCTGGAGCTGGCCGACGTCAGCCAGGCCCTGGTCACCTTCTGCCTGCGCGCCGTGGGCGGGCAATTGCCAACTGAGGAGAAATAA
- a CDS encoding 7TM diverse intracellular signaling domain-containing protein: MRHSLFLMFCLLANFFSPSLAGAVEFDEHTRQLLLGRHVYVFEDVRGDANIDEITSSALQTSFRRLDQDVLNAGYSRSVFWLRVDLNFRPQVSRGQQAWLLELAYPPLDHVDLYLADERGGFQLIQRTGDALPFSSRQIRQNNYLFELNLQPGQPQRVYLRLQSQGSIQAPLSLWAPTAYLEAQPGRIYVLGIIYGVLLVMLIYNLFIYLSVRDTSYLYYIFYIASFGLYQVSVNGAGIEYFWPNSPWLANAATPFLIGSAALFGSQFARSFLHTAEHSPWVDRSLCTMMGLGGLAMALALTASYGLSLRWATTVALLFTVVIFTAGISAWRRGMRVARYFIIAWSAFLLGGIVNTLMVLGYLPNMFLTMYASQIGSAIEVGLLSLALADRINAMKEERARILYESGRKLEALNQELANSNRLKDEFLATVTHELRTPMNGVIGSLELMQTVALDSELAQYQKTAASSARDMMRMVNDILALTELQAGKLYPRREPFSLRGLFDGVRAQFAPHAEVKGLSFVVELDDSLPDTLEGDAGKLAQCIGYLLDNAIKFTASGGVRLRVRRARTEQENLPLCIEVVDTGIGFAVADSGLYQRFHQLDGSMTRAYGGLGVGLAICRQLVGLLGGVLDHQSSPGKGSRFQISLPLSLPAQVAQALEPKRPSGARFRHPEQCTVLVVEDNAINQLVTRGMLLKLGYQVRCADNGAQALDLLREERADAVLLDCQMPVMDGFATCRALRALPGCADLPVLAITAHSHSGDRERCLAAGMSDYLAKPVKFDALQLLLEAWLLYQPAGKTEA; encoded by the coding sequence ATGCGGCATAGCCTGTTTCTCATGTTCTGTTTGCTGGCGAACTTCTTTTCCCCGAGCCTTGCCGGCGCTGTCGAGTTCGACGAACACACGCGCCAACTCCTACTCGGTCGCCATGTCTACGTGTTCGAAGACGTGCGCGGCGACGCCAACATCGACGAAATCACCTCGTCCGCCCTGCAAACCAGCTTCCGCCGTCTGGATCAGGATGTCCTGAACGCCGGTTATTCGCGCTCGGTGTTCTGGTTGCGCGTGGATTTGAACTTTCGCCCGCAAGTGTCGCGTGGTCAGCAGGCCTGGTTGCTGGAGCTGGCCTACCCGCCGCTCGACCATGTCGATCTGTACCTGGCCGATGAGCGTGGCGGCTTCCAGCTTATCCAGCGCACCGGCGACGCGCTGCCGTTCTCCAGCCGGCAGATTCGCCAGAACAACTATCTCTTCGAACTCAACCTGCAGCCGGGTCAGCCGCAGCGCGTGTACTTGCGCCTGCAAAGCCAGGGTTCGATCCAGGCACCGCTCAGCCTGTGGGCGCCGACAGCTTATCTGGAGGCGCAGCCGGGGCGCATCTATGTGCTTGGCATCATCTACGGCGTGTTGCTGGTGATGCTGATCTACAACCTGTTCATCTATCTGAGTGTGCGCGACACCAGCTACCTGTATTACATCTTCTATATCGCCTCGTTCGGCTTGTATCAAGTGTCGGTGAATGGCGCCGGCATCGAGTATTTCTGGCCCAACAGTCCCTGGTTGGCGAACGCCGCGACGCCTTTTTTGATCGGCTCGGCGGCGCTGTTCGGCAGCCAGTTCGCGCGCAGCTTCCTGCATACCGCCGAGCACAGCCCGTGGGTCGATCGCAGCCTGTGCACGATGATGGGGCTGGGGGGCTTGGCGATGGCCCTGGCGCTCACCGCCAGCTACGGCTTGTCGCTGCGCTGGGCGACCACGGTGGCCCTGCTGTTCACCGTAGTGATCTTCACCGCGGGCATTTCCGCCTGGCGCCGCGGCATGCGCGTGGCGCGTTATTTCATCATCGCCTGGAGCGCCTTCCTGCTCGGCGGCATCGTCAACACCCTGATGGTCCTGGGCTATCTGCCGAACATGTTCCTGACCATGTATGCCAGCCAGATTGGTTCGGCGATCGAAGTCGGTCTGCTGTCGCTGGCGCTGGCCGACCGCATCAACGCGATGAAGGAGGAGCGCGCGCGGATTCTCTACGAGTCCGGGCGCAAGCTGGAGGCGCTGAACCAGGAGCTGGCCAACAGCAACCGTCTCAAGGACGAGTTCCTCGCCACAGTCACCCATGAGCTGCGCACGCCGATGAACGGGGTGATCGGTTCGCTGGAACTGATGCAGACGGTGGCGCTGGACAGCGAGCTGGCGCAGTACCAGAAGACTGCGGCCAGCTCGGCGCGCGACATGATGCGGATGGTCAACGACATCCTCGCCCTCACCGAACTGCAGGCCGGCAAGCTCTACCCCCGGCGCGAGCCGTTCAGCCTACGTGGGCTGTTCGACGGTGTGCGCGCCCAGTTCGCCCCGCACGCCGAGGTCAAGGGGCTGAGTTTTGTCGTGGAGCTGGATGACAGTCTGCCCGACACCCTGGAAGGTGATGCCGGCAAGTTGGCCCAGTGCATCGGCTATCTGCTCGACAACGCGATCAAATTCACCGCCAGCGGCGGCGTGCGCTTGCGCGTTCGGCGGGCGCGGACCGAGCAGGAAAACCTGCCGCTGTGCATCGAGGTGGTCGACACCGGGATCGGCTTTGCGGTCGCCGACTCCGGCCTGTATCAACGCTTCCATCAACTGGATGGCTCGATGACGCGCGCCTATGGTGGCCTGGGTGTCGGTCTGGCGATCTGCCGCCAGCTGGTCGGTTTGCTCGGCGGCGTACTCGACCATCAATCCTCACCGGGTAAGGGCAGCCGTTTCCAGATATCCCTGCCACTCTCCCTGCCGGCCCAGGTGGCGCAGGCGCTCGAACCGAAACGCCCGAGCGGCGCGCGGTTTCGGCATCCCGAGCAATGCACGGTGCTGGTCGTCGAGGACAATGCGATCAACCAACTGGTGACCCGCGGCATGCTCCTTAAGCTCGGTTATCAGGTGCGTTGTGCCGACAACGGCGCGCAAGCCCTCGACCTGTTGCGTGAAGAACGCGCCGACGCGGTGCTGCTCGATTGCCAGATGCCGGTGATGGATGGCTTCGCCACGTGCCGGGCGTTGCGCGCATTGCCGGGTTGCGCAGATCTGCCAGTGCTGGCGATCACCGCGCACAGCCACAGCGGCGATCGCGAGCGCTGTTTGGCTGCGGGGATGAGCGATTACCTGGCCAAGCCGGTGAAGTTCGATGCCCTGCAGTTGCTGCTCGAAGCCTGGCTGCTCTATCAGCCGGCGGGTAAAACCGAAGCCTGA
- a CDS encoding hydroxymethylpyrimidine/phosphomethylpyrimidine kinase — MTTYTSRPVVLCLSGHDPSGGAGLQADIEALLAQGCHAAPTVTALTVQDTVNVSDFRVLDREWVLAQAHAVIADLPVAAVKLGMLGSVQMVETVLEIMQRLPGVPLVCDPVLRAGGGGALGKDEVGYAMRERLFPIASIATPNLPEARILAELPDGSADQCAEKLLPYIQHLLITGGHGDESEVHNRLYSRDGSQHTFTCQRLPGSYHGSGCTLASALAGRLAHGENLVSAVQTALAYTWRTLRDAEQPGRGQFVPRRLPLDDL, encoded by the coding sequence ATGACGACCTATACCTCACGCCCCGTTGTTCTCTGCCTCTCCGGCCACGACCCTAGTGGCGGCGCCGGTCTGCAGGCGGATATCGAAGCCCTGCTCGCTCAGGGTTGCCACGCCGCTCCGACGGTCACCGCACTCACCGTGCAGGACACCGTCAACGTCTCCGACTTTCGCGTGCTCGACCGCGAATGGGTGCTCGCCCAGGCCCATGCGGTGATCGCCGACCTGCCGGTCGCCGCAGTCAAACTGGGCATGCTCGGCTCGGTGCAGATGGTCGAAACCGTGCTGGAAATCATGCAGCGCCTGCCGGGCGTGCCATTGGTCTGCGATCCGGTGTTGCGCGCCGGCGGCGGCGGTGCGCTGGGCAAGGATGAAGTCGGCTACGCGATGCGCGAGCGACTGTTCCCGATCGCCAGCATCGCCACGCCGAATTTGCCGGAAGCGCGCATCCTCGCCGAATTGCCAGACGGCAGCGCCGATCAGTGCGCGGAGAAGCTGCTGCCGTATATCCAACACCTGCTGATCACCGGCGGCCACGGCGACGAGAGCGAAGTGCATAACCGCCTGTACTCCCGCGACGGCAGCCAGCACACCTTCACCTGCCAGCGCTTGCCAGGCAGCTACCATGGCTCGGGCTGCACCCTGGCCAGCGCCTTGGCCGGTCGCCTGGCGCACGGCGAAAACCTGGTCAGCGCGGTGCAAACGGCGCTGGCCTATACCTGGCGCACCCTGCGCGATGCCGAGCAACCGGGCCGCGGGCAGTTCGTGCCGCGCCGCCTGCCGCTGGATGACCTTTGA
- the thiE gene encoding thiamine phosphate synthase, whose protein sequence is MSHSVRGLYAITDSQLLAGGKLLPYVEAALAGGARLLQYRDKSTDTGRRRDEAGALADLCARYEATLLINDDLELAAQLGAGVHLGQDDGSLAVARQRLGPQAIVGATCHAQLELAAQAVADGASYIAFGRFFNSTTKPGAPAANVELLDEARRRFTLPIVAIGGISHTNAAALIARGASSIAVIHALFAADSALEVELRARAFSALFDTH, encoded by the coding sequence GTGAGCCATTCCGTGCGCGGCCTGTATGCGATTACCGACAGCCAACTGCTGGCTGGCGGCAAGCTGTTGCCCTACGTCGAAGCCGCGCTGGCCGGTGGCGCCCGACTGTTGCAGTACCGCGACAAGTCCACCGACACCGGCCGACGCCGGGACGAAGCCGGCGCGTTGGCCGATCTCTGCGCACGCTACGAAGCAACGCTGCTGATCAACGACGACCTCGAACTGGCCGCGCAACTCGGCGCTGGCGTGCACCTCGGCCAGGACGATGGTTCACTCGCCGTCGCCCGTCAGCGCCTCGGCCCGCAGGCCATAGTTGGCGCCACCTGCCATGCACAGCTGGAACTCGCCGCCCAAGCCGTCGCCGATGGCGCCAGCTATATCGCCTTCGGCCGCTTCTTCAATTCGACCACCAAACCCGGTGCACCAGCCGCCAACGTCGAACTGCTGGATGAGGCGCGGCGCCGCTTCACACTGCCGATCGTCGCGATTGGCGGCATCAGCCACACCAATGCCGCCGCCCTGATCGCCCGCGGCGCCAGCTCGATCGCGGTGATCCATGCGCTATTCGCCGCCGACTCAGCCCTCGAAGTCGAACTCCGCGCGCGCGCCTTCAGCGCCCTGTTCGACACTCATTGA
- the hemL gene encoding glutamate-1-semialdehyde 2,1-aminomutase, with translation MSRSETLFANAQKHIPGGVNSPVRAFKSVGGTPLFFKHAAGAYVTDEDDKRYVDYVGSWGPMILGHSHPDVLEAVRKQLEHGLSYGAPTALEVEMADLVCTLVPSMEMVRMVSSGTEATMSAIRLARGFTGRDSIIKFEGCYHGHSDSLLVKAGSGALTQGVPNSAGVPAAFAKHTLTLPFNDLDAVEECLAAVGQEVACIIVEPVAGNMNCVPPAPGFLEGLREQCDKHGVVLIFDEVMTGFRVALGGAQAHYGIAPDLSTFGKIIGGGMPVGCFGGKREIMERIAPLGPVYQAGTLSGNPLAMAAGLTTLKLISRPGFHAELSDYTSHLLQGLQNRADAAGIPFVTTQAGGMFGLYFSGADDIVTFADVMTSDAERFKRFFHLMLDGGVYLAPSAYEAGFTSIAHGDAELKITLDAAERAFAALK, from the coding sequence ATGTCCCGTTCGGAAACCCTGTTCGCCAACGCCCAGAAACACATCCCCGGCGGCGTCAACTCGCCGGTGCGCGCGTTCAAGAGCGTCGGTGGCACGCCGCTGTTCTTCAAGCACGCCGCCGGCGCCTACGTCACCGACGAGGACGACAAGCGCTATGTCGACTATGTCGGCTCCTGGGGCCCGATGATCCTCGGCCACAGCCACCCGGACGTCCTCGAGGCGGTGCGCAAGCAGCTCGAACACGGCCTCTCCTACGGCGCGCCGACCGCGCTGGAAGTGGAGATGGCCGACCTGGTCTGCACGCTGGTGCCGTCGATGGAAATGGTACGCATGGTCAGCTCCGGCACCGAGGCGACCATGAGCGCCATCCGTCTGGCTCGAGGCTTCACCGGCCGCGACAGCATCATCAAGTTCGAAGGCTGCTACCACGGCCATTCCGACAGCCTGCTGGTCAAAGCCGGCTCCGGCGCCCTGACCCAAGGCGTGCCGAATTCCGCTGGCGTGCCGGCGGCCTTCGCCAAACACACCCTGACTCTGCCGTTCAACGATCTTGATGCGGTAGAAGAATGCCTGGCCGCAGTCGGTCAGGAGGTCGCGTGCATCATCGTCGAACCAGTGGCCGGCAATATGAACTGCGTACCGCCGGCGCCGGGCTTTCTCGAAGGCCTGCGTGAACAATGCGACAAACATGGTGTGGTGCTGATTTTCGACGAAGTGATGACCGGCTTCCGCGTCGCCCTCGGCGGCGCCCAGGCGCACTACGGCATCGCTCCGGACCTGTCGACTTTCGGCAAGATCATCGGCGGCGGCATGCCGGTCGGCTGCTTCGGCGGCAAGCGCGAGATCATGGAGCGGATCGCCCCGCTCGGCCCGGTCTACCAAGCCGGCACCTTGTCCGGTAACCCGTTGGCGATGGCCGCCGGCCTGACCACCCTCAAACTGATCAGCCGTCCGGGCTTCCATGCCGAGCTGAGCGACTACACCAGCCATCTACTGCAAGGCCTGCAGAATCGCGCCGATGCGGCCGGCATCCCGTTCGTCACCACTCAGGCCGGCGGCATGTTTGGCCTGTATTTCAGCGGGGCCGACGATATCGTTACCTTCGCCGACGTAATGACCAGCGATGCCGAGCGTTTCAAGCGCTTCTTCCACCTGATGCTGGATGGTGGCGTGTACCTGGCACCGAGTGCCTATGAGGCCGGTTTCACCTCCATCGCCCACGGCGATGCCGAGCTGAAGATCACCTTGGATGCCGCCGAGCGCGCCTTCGCTGCACTGAAATGA
- a CDS encoding tetratricopeptide repeat protein, producing the protein MNRTGRSLFWGCLMLILPLLAQAGGNSLLIPATGRCTLNTAPEALADALSTCRQAAQNGDVQAEYELGEFYYDGQRAPRDLSQALNWFEQASLQGHALAQSRLGMMFFRGEGVPANNVQAYIVLKMAAVNGAEDAMDSADLVAAQMRSDELEIATQVLGQIFRSYLQELQTADGTTPFAPLPPPPLSP; encoded by the coding sequence ATGAATCGCACCGGCCGCAGCCTGTTCTGGGGCTGCCTGATGCTTATCCTGCCCCTGCTGGCTCAAGCGGGCGGTAACTCCCTGCTGATTCCAGCGACTGGCCGCTGCACGCTGAATACCGCGCCCGAAGCCCTGGCCGACGCGCTGTCCACCTGCCGGCAAGCCGCGCAAAACGGCGACGTACAGGCCGAGTACGAGCTCGGCGAGTTCTATTACGACGGCCAACGCGCTCCACGCGATCTCAGTCAAGCATTGAACTGGTTCGAACAAGCCTCGCTACAAGGCCACGCGCTGGCTCAATCACGTCTGGGGATGATGTTCTTCCGCGGCGAAGGCGTGCCAGCCAACAATGTGCAGGCCTATATCGTGCTGAAGATGGCTGCCGTCAACGGCGCCGAAGACGCCATGGATAGCGCCGACCTGGTCGCCGCGCAGATGCGCAGCGATGAACTGGAAATTGCTACTCAGGTACTAGGGCAAATCTTCCGCAGTTATCTGCAAGAGTTGCAGACCGCCGACGGCACCACACCGTTCGCCCCGCTACCGCCGCCACCCCTGTCGCCCTGA
- a CDS encoding DUF1820 family protein — MSKREPIYKVIFLNQGQVFEIYAKQIYQSDLWGFLEVEELVFGERTQVVVDPSEEKLKAQFDGVVRSFLPMHAIVRIDEVERLGIPKISEARGSSNVMPFPVPMPEK, encoded by the coding sequence ATGAGCAAGCGCGAACCCATCTACAAGGTGATTTTTCTTAACCAGGGCCAGGTCTTCGAGATCTACGCCAAACAGATCTATCAAAGCGATCTGTGGGGTTTTCTCGAGGTGGAGGAGCTGGTTTTCGGTGAGCGCACCCAAGTAGTGGTCGATCCCAGCGAGGAAAAGCTCAAGGCGCAGTTCGACGGTGTGGTGCGCAGCTTCCTGCCGATGCATGCCATCGTGCGCATCGATGAAGTCGAGCGCCTGGGTATCCCGAAAATCAGCGAAGCACGTGGCAGCAGCAACGTCATGCCGTTTCCGGTGCCAATGCCGGAAAAGTAA